A single Cryptosporangium phraense DNA region contains:
- a CDS encoding PucR family transcriptional regulator produces the protein MVATDQAEHVDSSDRSIVTAAARSLLIAVPELTDRLVSEFARREGVILAAEVRRTLSGLCRSGLEAAIATLERPDGDRPDLRVARDIGSLWAARGLPLDSLLRLYRLAGQVLWESLLQAVGPAGAGTLAYQVGGVLRGIDQESTAAASAYRQTEGRLLPRGRAHVASAIDVLLSGRPADAAAVEAAADLLDLPGAGRYVVAVQRPGAPRALAAAYGRTTHGGMRFSWRRGRDTDRVLVLLGDATLDAFETVLRPLAQHAVGIGPCVGRLTEVGKSLRGAELALRTCTDRTTPEIARFDRRLPHALVLAEPDLADDLVREVLGAVLALPTRHREPLLDTLEAWLRCEGSAVATARALYCHRNTVLYRLRRLQELTARSLGRPSDLVDLALALYAVRSAVVGAADAAQPMIERTSGA, from the coding sequence GTGGTCGCCACGGATCAAGCGGAACACGTGGACTCCTCCGACCGCTCGATCGTCACCGCCGCCGCCCGCTCGCTGCTGATCGCGGTGCCGGAGCTGACCGACCGCCTCGTCAGCGAGTTCGCCCGGCGCGAGGGCGTGATCCTGGCCGCCGAGGTGCGCCGGACGCTCTCCGGGCTCTGCCGCTCCGGCCTCGAGGCCGCGATCGCCACGCTCGAGCGCCCCGACGGCGACCGGCCCGACCTGCGCGTCGCCCGCGACATCGGGTCGCTGTGGGCCGCGCGCGGCCTCCCGCTCGACTCGCTGCTCCGCCTCTACCGGCTCGCCGGCCAGGTCCTCTGGGAGAGCCTCCTGCAGGCGGTCGGCCCGGCCGGCGCGGGCACGCTCGCCTATCAGGTCGGCGGCGTCCTCCGCGGCATCGACCAGGAGTCGACCGCGGCCGCGTCCGCCTACCGGCAGACCGAGGGCCGGTTGCTGCCCCGCGGCCGGGCCCACGTCGCGTCGGCCATCGACGTGCTCCTGAGCGGACGTCCGGCGGACGCCGCCGCGGTCGAGGCGGCGGCCGATCTCCTCGACCTGCCGGGAGCCGGACGGTACGTCGTCGCGGTGCAGCGGCCCGGGGCTCCGCGGGCGCTGGCCGCCGCCTACGGACGCACCACCCACGGCGGGATGCGCTTCTCCTGGCGCCGGGGCCGGGACACCGATCGGGTCCTCGTCCTGCTCGGCGACGCGACCCTCGACGCGTTCGAGACCGTGCTGCGCCCGCTGGCCCAGCACGCGGTCGGGATCGGGCCGTGCGTCGGCCGGCTGACCGAGGTCGGCAAGAGCCTGCGCGGCGCCGAACTGGCCCTCCGCACGTGCACGGACCGGACGACGCCGGAGATCGCGCGGTTCGACCGGCGGTTGCCGCACGCGCTGGTGCTGGCCGAGCCCGATCTGGCCGACGACCTGGTCCGGGAGGTGCTCGGCGCGGTGCTGGCCCTCCCGACCCGTCACCGGGAGCCGCTGCTCGACACGCTCGAGGCCTGGCTGCGCTGCGAGGGCTCCGCGGTCGCGACCGCCCGGGCGCTGTACTGCCACCGCAACACCGTGCTGTACCGGCTGCGCCGTCTCCAGGAACTGACCGCGAGGTCGCTGGGCAGACCCAGCGACCTCGTCGATCTCGCTCTGGCGCTCTATGCGGTCCGGTCGGCTGTGGTCGGCGCGGCTGACGCGGCTCAGCCGATGATCGAGCGGACGAGCGGCGCGTAG
- a CDS encoding EI24 domain-containing protein encodes MTAGMPPSSPATRPSAGSEFVWGLRLLGRGFGMYGKYPGLLLLGLIPAVIAFVVLLAAFVVLLVFLDDIGKGIVGWFADGWSNDARSAVRFLIEAAIVIGALWLSVVTYTALTLIIGDPFYEKISEEIERRLGPYDFPELPWYRTLPRNAMDSIRVIGTQLVVLVIPVLLVGLIPFVGQVLAPILGLIIGGWLLTTDLTGIPFNRRGIFLTERRRVLRRNRALALGFGIPVAALSLIPFANIVVIPAAIAGGTLLTRRVHGQPID; translated from the coding sequence GTGACCGCCGGGATGCCACCCTCCTCACCCGCCACTCGGCCGAGCGCCGGGTCCGAGTTCGTCTGGGGGCTGCGCCTGCTCGGGCGCGGGTTCGGGATGTACGGGAAGTACCCCGGGCTGCTGCTGCTCGGCCTGATCCCGGCGGTGATCGCGTTCGTCGTGCTGCTGGCCGCGTTCGTCGTGCTGTTGGTGTTTCTGGACGACATCGGCAAGGGCATCGTCGGGTGGTTCGCCGACGGGTGGTCGAACGACGCCCGGAGCGCGGTGCGGTTCCTGATCGAGGCGGCGATCGTGATCGGGGCACTCTGGCTCTCGGTCGTCACCTACACCGCGCTGACGCTGATCATCGGGGACCCGTTCTACGAGAAGATCTCCGAGGAGATCGAGCGGCGCCTCGGGCCGTACGACTTCCCCGAGCTGCCCTGGTATCGCACGCTGCCGCGGAACGCGATGGACTCGATCCGGGTGATCGGGACGCAGCTCGTCGTGCTGGTGATCCCGGTGCTGCTGGTCGGGCTGATCCCGTTCGTCGGCCAGGTGCTGGCGCCGATCCTGGGGCTGATCATCGGCGGCTGGCTGCTCACCACCGACCTGACCGGCATCCCGTTCAACCGGCGGGGGATCTTCCTGACCGAGCGGCGCCGGGTGCTGCGCCGGAACCGGGCGCTGGCGCTCGGGTTCGGGATCCCGGTCGCCGCGCTGTCGCTGATCCCGTTCGCGAACATCGTCGTGATCCCGGCCGCGATCGCCGGGGGGACGCTCCTCACCCGCCGGGTCCACGGCCAGCCGATCGACTGA
- a CDS encoding MarR family winged helix-turn-helix transcriptional regulator, which produces MPPSRESVAEMSAVLVRVSGNVARASRARTGAARLAILRAVAEGSEPRPSDLATHLALSRASVTKQLQELSADGLVELTVDENDRRSFFVSLTEAGRAQYDALTERGLQRFALFTAEWDDDDVRELARLLTKLESSIAHAVRNDTPIAGRPWQRRD; this is translated from the coding sequence ATGCCGCCGAGCCGTGAGTCCGTCGCCGAGATGTCGGCCGTGCTGGTGCGGGTGAGCGGCAACGTGGCCCGCGCCAGCCGCGCCCGGACCGGCGCGGCCCGGCTGGCGATCCTGCGCGCGGTCGCCGAGGGGTCCGAACCGCGCCCGTCCGACCTCGCCACCCACCTGGCGCTCTCCCGGGCGTCGGTCACCAAGCAACTGCAGGAGCTCTCGGCCGACGGCCTGGTCGAGCTGACCGTCGACGAGAACGACCGCCGGTCGTTCTTCGTCTCGCTCACCGAGGCCGGCCGGGCCCAGTACGACGCGCTCACCGAGCGAGGCCTCCAGCGCTTCGCGCTGTTCACCGCCGAGTGGGACGACGACGACGTACGCGAGCTCGCCCGGCTGCTCACCAAGCTAGAGTCCTCGATCGCCCACGCCGTCCGCAACGACACCCCGATAGCCGGCCGCCCCTGGCAGCGCCGCGACTGA
- a CDS encoding alpha/beta hydrolase — MSTPVLFVHGLWLHSSSWEPWVARFRDAGYAPLAPGWPGEAATVAEARADADALAADGIDEVVAHYAKLIDGLGSKPILVGHSFGGMFAQKLLGQDLALAAVAIDAAQIKGVLPLPLSALRSTLPVFRNPANRHRTVSLTAEQFRYAFGNAIPPSESDELFDRWTIPAPGRPLFEAATANFDPHSPAAVDTANRSRGPLLLITGGQDHTVPNAVTRATLKQYRHSDTVTDLIDFPDRGHSLTIDHGWGEIADTVLNWLRQQEL, encoded by the coding sequence ATGAGCACTCCCGTCCTCTTCGTCCACGGCCTCTGGCTGCACTCGTCCTCGTGGGAGCCCTGGGTCGCCCGGTTCCGGGACGCGGGCTACGCCCCGCTCGCCCCCGGCTGGCCCGGGGAGGCCGCGACGGTCGCCGAGGCCCGCGCGGACGCCGACGCGCTCGCCGCCGACGGCATCGACGAGGTCGTCGCGCACTACGCCAAGCTCATCGACGGGCTGGGCAGCAAGCCGATCCTGGTCGGGCACTCGTTCGGCGGCATGTTCGCTCAGAAGCTGCTCGGGCAGGACCTCGCGCTCGCGGCCGTCGCGATCGACGCGGCCCAGATCAAGGGCGTGCTGCCGCTCCCGCTGTCGGCGCTGCGCTCGACGCTGCCGGTGTTCCGGAACCCGGCCAACCGGCACCGCACCGTGTCGCTGACCGCCGAGCAGTTCCGGTACGCGTTCGGCAACGCGATCCCGCCGTCGGAGTCCGACGAGCTCTTCGACCGGTGGACGATCCCGGCGCCCGGCCGTCCGCTGTTCGAGGCCGCGACCGCGAACTTCGACCCGCACTCGCCGGCCGCGGTCGACACCGCCAACCGGTCGCGCGGGCCGCTCCTGCTGATCACCGGCGGTCAGGACCACACGGTGCCGAACGCGGTGACGCGGGCGACGCTCAAGCAGTACCGCCACTCCGACACGGTCACCGACCTGATCGACTTCCCCGACCGCGGTCACTCGCTGACGATCGACCACGGCTGGGGCGAGATCGCCGACACGGTCCTGAACTGGCTCCGCCAGCAGGAGCTCTGA
- a CDS encoding AfsR/SARP family transcriptional regulator — protein sequence MTEEELLPGPKVYFGLFGGVRAWRTQQRLELGPPQRRALLAILLAADGRTVSVSDLVDLIWAERPSASAVNLLHRHVGALRRLFEPGLPARTAGRWLVRSGSGYLVRVDATSCDVRRFRQFVLRAQDQTDAGTAADLWLRALELAAGEPGAGLPFPLAQAAPFQALERERVNAAVAAADAARRAGRERPVVPHLVAIAARHPLDEPLHARLIEALAGAGQRAEALAVFAGIRDRLAADLGVAPSPALLDAHRRVGETAQRPHGGRHPADVVARAGLPDGPGRLIGRERELTAAKAALTRPPTAGHRILAVTGEPGVGKTDFALYWAHQIADQFPDGQFYAGLRGEDRAGLSPTRVLRGLLDALGAPPPAPEADADGVAAAFRDAVRGRRLLFVLDDAAGSQQVRDVLPGDPNCLVVAVSRHCLTGLIAHEGAAPLPLTDQGTGNA from the coding sequence GTGACCGAGGAGGAGCTGCTCCCCGGGCCGAAGGTCTACTTCGGCCTGTTCGGCGGGGTACGGGCCTGGCGCACCCAGCAGCGGCTGGAGCTGGGGCCGCCGCAGCGGCGGGCGCTGCTCGCGATCCTGCTGGCCGCCGACGGCCGGACGGTCAGCGTCTCCGACCTCGTCGACCTGATCTGGGCCGAGCGGCCCAGCGCGAGCGCGGTCAACCTGCTGCACCGGCACGTGGGCGCGCTCCGCCGGCTCTTCGAGCCCGGCCTTCCGGCCCGGACCGCCGGGCGGTGGCTCGTCCGGTCGGGCTCCGGTTATCTGGTGCGGGTCGACGCCACGTCGTGCGACGTCCGCCGGTTCCGGCAGTTCGTCCTCCGGGCGCAGGACCAGACGGACGCCGGGACGGCGGCCGACCTGTGGCTGCGGGCGCTGGAGCTCGCGGCCGGCGAGCCGGGGGCGGGGTTGCCGTTCCCGCTGGCCCAGGCCGCGCCGTTCCAGGCGCTGGAGCGGGAGCGGGTGAACGCGGCCGTGGCCGCGGCCGACGCGGCTCGGCGCGCCGGGCGGGAACGGCCGGTGGTGCCGCACCTGGTCGCGATCGCCGCCCGGCATCCGCTGGACGAACCGTTGCACGCCCGTTTGATCGAGGCGTTGGCCGGCGCCGGTCAGCGGGCCGAGGCGCTCGCGGTGTTCGCGGGGATCCGGGACCGGCTCGCCGCCGATCTGGGCGTAGCTCCGAGCCCGGCGCTCCTCGACGCCCACCGGCGCGTCGGGGAGACGGCTCAGCGTCCGCATGGAGGCAGGCACCCGGCGGACGTCGTCGCGCGGGCGGGGTTGCCGGACGGGCCCGGCCGGCTGATCGGGCGGGAGCGGGAGCTCACCGCGGCGAAGGCCGCGCTCACGCGGCCGCCCACGGCCGGGCATCGCATCCTGGCGGTCACCGGCGAGCCGGGCGTCGGCAAGACCGACTTCGCGCTCTACTGGGCGCACCAGATCGCCGACCAGTTCCCCGACGGTCAGTTCTACGCGGGCCTGCGCGGGGAGGACCGGGCCGGGCTGAGCCCGACGCGGGTCCTCCGCGGTCTCCTCGACGCGCTCGGCGCGCCGCCTCCCGCTCCCGAGGCGGACGCCGACGGCGTCGCCGCCGCGTTCCGGGACGCGGTCCGCGGCCGCCGCCTGCTGTTCGTGCTCGACGACGCGGCCGGTAGCCAGCAGGTCCGGGACGTCCTGCCCGGCGACCCGAACTGTCTGGTCGTCGCGGTCAGCCGGCACTGCCTCACCGGCCTGATCGCCCACGAGGGCGCCGCGCCCCTCCCGCTAACCGATCAGGGCACCGGGAACGCGTAG
- a CDS encoding transglutaminase-like domain-containing protein, producing the protein MSIDYAAPGPLTTLTDAPALASVAADPVAVCAPVHGLIVQPTDPGAPPDRLDEKQLRPASAIVARLLDLDPAPLSSVRPPAARVVGTCRHYAVLSCALLRYRGIPARARCGFATYFQPGRGLDHWITEYHDGSRWVRIDTEAMGLTVLSHPDDLRPGEFLTGGEAWAAHRRGELDASTFGVFGTENWGPAEISGNAVRDLAALNKVEMLPWDEWGRMTDAYDGKTGPDYDALIDRVAEACASEDVAGLYRHDDLRVPGALIG; encoded by the coding sequence GTGTCCATCGATTACGCCGCGCCGGGGCCGTTGACGACGCTGACCGACGCTCCGGCGCTGGCGTCGGTGGCGGCCGACCCGGTGGCGGTGTGCGCGCCGGTGCACGGGCTGATCGTGCAGCCGACCGACCCCGGCGCCCCGCCCGATCGGCTCGACGAGAAGCAGCTCCGGCCGGCCTCGGCGATCGTCGCCCGGCTGCTCGACCTCGACCCCGCTCCGCTGTCGTCGGTGCGCCCACCGGCCGCGCGGGTCGTCGGAACCTGCCGGCACTACGCGGTGCTGAGCTGCGCGCTGCTCCGCTATCGCGGGATCCCCGCCCGGGCCCGCTGCGGGTTCGCGACCTACTTCCAGCCCGGCCGCGGCCTCGACCACTGGATCACCGAGTACCACGACGGCTCCCGGTGGGTCCGGATCGACACCGAGGCGATGGGCCTGACCGTGCTGTCGCACCCCGACGACCTGCGCCCGGGCGAGTTCCTCACCGGCGGCGAGGCCTGGGCCGCCCACCGGCGCGGTGAGCTCGACGCGTCGACGTTCGGGGTCTTCGGCACCGAGAACTGGGGGCCGGCCGAGATCAGCGGCAACGCCGTCCGCGACCTGGCCGCGCTGAACAAGGTCGAGATGCTCCCCTGGGACGAGTGGGGCCGGATGACCGACGCCTACGACGGCAAGACCGGCCCCGACTACGACGCGCTGATCGACCGGGTCGCCGAGGCCTGCGCGTCCGAGGATGTCGCCGGGCTCTACCGGCACGACGACCTACGCGTTCCCGGTGCCCTGATCGGTTAG
- a CDS encoding histidine phosphatase family protein — translation MRLILIRHGQTSSNLAHLLDTGTPGPGLTELGSEQAAALPGELSGEPIEAIYVSSLIRTHLTAAPLAEAFGLEPRIRPGIREVEAGALEMASDDDSVRTYLTTVFGWSRGAVEERMPGGESGVEALGRFDAVVAEAAADGAETVAMVSHGAAIRMWVAARATNLDVDFAAENPLNNTGIVVLEGSPSDGWKALTWEGKAVELPDDLGDDEDSGPAGRPVDE, via the coding sequence ATGCGCCTGATCCTGATCCGCCACGGCCAGACCTCGTCGAACCTCGCCCACCTCCTCGACACGGGGACCCCGGGCCCAGGTCTGACGGAGCTCGGCTCCGAACAGGCAGCTGCGCTGCCGGGCGAGCTGTCCGGCGAACCCATCGAGGCCATCTACGTCTCCAGCCTCATTCGGACGCATCTGACGGCGGCGCCGCTGGCCGAGGCGTTCGGTCTAGAGCCGCGGATCCGGCCGGGCATCCGCGAGGTGGAGGCGGGCGCGCTGGAGATGGCCAGCGACGACGACTCGGTGCGCACCTACCTGACGACGGTGTTCGGCTGGAGCCGCGGTGCCGTCGAGGAGCGCATGCCCGGCGGCGAGTCCGGCGTCGAGGCGCTCGGCCGCTTCGACGCGGTCGTCGCCGAGGCCGCCGCCGACGGCGCCGAGACCGTGGCGATGGTCAGCCACGGCGCGGCGATCCGCATGTGGGTGGCGGCCCGGGCGACGAACCTGGACGTCGATTTCGCGGCCGAGAACCCGCTGAACAACACCGGGATCGTCGTCCTGGAGGGCTCGCCGTCGGACGGCTGGAAGGCGCTGACCTGGGAGGGCAAGGCGGTCGAGCTCCCCGACGACCTCGGCGACGACGAAGACAGCGGCCCGGCCGGCCGGCCCGTGGACGAATGA
- a CDS encoding methyl-accepting chemotaxis protein → MTSSVESNTSAGGRLGGLGVGQKILLSVAVVAIVALVTGGLAWQRLGSLDNKIQGVKNDNITRLNALVDIEAGLAQMYRGILNIYVAPTDTTTEQQVKNGQAAVTKAFTEFKSHPNDSAEWKKQVGDFDEAFTTYVALANNILFKDPMPAGVSAPANTAAMNAEFARTEKAFTTTMSALNNLESEESAAAASSAHSSAAGARTLIAIVLVVGLIAAIAIAVTIGRGISRRLSRVEDALNRVADGDLTQHAPVDSGDEVGRMATAVNRAIESIRQTVSALASSARTLSDSSRQLTASAESISGTAMDTSAQTSVLASASEDVSRSVQTVAAGTEEMGSAIREISQSANDAAGVASQAVDAAAATNATVAKLGESSVEIGNVVKVITSIAEQTNLLALNATIEAARAGEAGKGFAVVANEVKDLAQETAKATEDISKRVEAIQADTESAVSAISEISGIIAQINDYQMTIASAVEEQTATTNEMSRSIMEASTGSTSIADNIASVASAAQTTTSTVADTQRSAEELARMSSDLQALVSRFRI, encoded by the coding sequence ATGACCAGCTCGGTGGAGTCGAACACAAGTGCGGGGGGCCGGCTCGGCGGCCTCGGGGTCGGGCAGAAGATCCTGCTCTCGGTCGCCGTCGTCGCGATCGTCGCGCTGGTGACCGGTGGGCTCGCCTGGCAGCGCCTGGGGAGCCTGGACAACAAGATCCAGGGCGTCAAGAACGACAACATCACCCGGCTGAACGCGCTGGTCGACATCGAGGCCGGCCTCGCCCAGATGTACCGGGGGATCCTGAACATCTACGTCGCGCCGACCGACACGACCACCGAGCAGCAGGTGAAGAACGGCCAGGCCGCGGTCACCAAGGCGTTCACCGAGTTCAAGTCGCACCCGAACGACTCGGCCGAGTGGAAGAAGCAGGTCGGGGACTTCGACGAGGCGTTCACGACCTACGTGGCGCTGGCCAACAACATCCTGTTCAAGGACCCGATGCCGGCCGGGGTCAGCGCGCCGGCCAACACGGCGGCGATGAACGCCGAGTTCGCCCGGACCGAGAAGGCGTTCACGACGACGATGAGCGCGCTGAACAACCTGGAGAGCGAGGAGTCGGCGGCCGCGGCCAGCAGCGCCCACTCCTCGGCCGCCGGCGCCCGGACGCTGATCGCGATCGTGCTGGTCGTCGGCCTGATCGCGGCGATCGCGATCGCGGTGACGATCGGGCGGGGCATCAGCCGTCGCCTGAGCCGGGTCGAGGACGCGCTCAACCGGGTCGCCGACGGTGACCTCACCCAGCACGCGCCGGTCGACTCGGGCGACGAGGTGGGCCGGATGGCGACCGCGGTGAACCGGGCGATCGAGTCGATCCGGCAGACCGTGTCGGCACTGGCCAGCTCGGCCCGCACGCTGTCGGACTCCTCGCGCCAGCTCACCGCGTCCGCCGAGTCGATCTCCGGGACCGCGATGGACACGTCCGCCCAGACCAGCGTGCTCGCGTCGGCGTCGGAAGACGTCTCCCGGAGCGTGCAGACGGTCGCGGCCGGTACCGAGGAGATGGGGTCGGCGATCCGGGAGATCTCGCAGTCGGCCAACGACGCCGCCGGCGTCGCCTCGCAGGCCGTGGACGCGGCCGCGGCGACCAACGCGACGGTCGCGAAGCTGGGCGAGTCGTCGGTGGAGATCGGCAACGTGGTGAAGGTGATCACGAGCATCGCCGAGCAGACGAACCTGCTGGCGCTGAACGCGACGATCGAGGCCGCCCGGGCCGGCGAGGCGGGCAAGGGCTTCGCGGTCGTCGCGAACGAGGTCAAGGACCTGGCCCAGGAGACCGCGAAGGCGACCGAGGACATCTCGAAGCGGGTCGAGGCGATCCAGGCCGACACCGAGTCGGCCGTGTCGGCTATCTCGGAGATCTCCGGGATCATCGCCCAGATCAACGACTACCAGATGACGATCGCCTCGGCCGTCGAGGAGCAGACCGCCACCACGAACGAGATGAGCCGCTCGATCATGGAGGCCTCGACCGGGTCGACCAGCATCGCCGACAACATCGCGAGCGTGGCCTCGGCGGCCCAGACGACGACCTCGACGGTCGCGGACACCCAGCGGTCGGCCGAGGAGCTGGCCCGGATGTCGTCGGATCTGCAGGCGCTGGTTTCTCGCTTCAGAATTTGA
- a CDS encoding group II truncated hemoglobin: MTPSLYDWAGGGAAFERLINAFYDRVEQDPLLSPLFPGGVSEEHRVHVIAWWSEVFGGPAAYSERYGGYHHMVNKHVGLGITTDQRFRFASLMSLAADDAGLPADPEFRAAFVGYVEWGTRIALANSAPGADVVQEAPMPHWGWGVAPPYQP; the protein is encoded by the coding sequence GTGACTCCTTCGCTGTACGACTGGGCCGGCGGCGGCGCTGCGTTCGAGCGCCTGATCAACGCGTTCTACGACCGGGTGGAGCAGGATCCGCTGCTCTCGCCGCTGTTCCCGGGCGGGGTGTCGGAGGAGCACCGCGTCCACGTGATCGCCTGGTGGAGCGAGGTGTTCGGCGGGCCGGCCGCCTACTCGGAGCGGTACGGCGGCTACCACCACATGGTGAACAAGCACGTCGGCCTGGGGATCACCACGGATCAGCGGTTCCGGTTCGCCTCGCTGATGAGCCTGGCCGCCGACGACGCCGGCCTGCCGGCCGACCCGGAGTTCCGCGCCGCGTTCGTCGGCTACGTCGAGTGGGGGACGCGGATCGCGCTGGCGAACTCGGCCCCCGGAGCCGACGTGGTGCAGGAGGCGCCGATGCCGCACTGGGGCTGGGGTGTGGCCCCGCCGTATCAGCCTTAG
- a CDS encoding magnesium transporter CorA family protein, with protein MTEAHVPAPEPAPGDPQTPGGTDRSVTKAIPPKCPTRTRLYRDGEVVAEGFPAEEIAARLASADDGFVWLDLHEPDEADLGIVVREFGLHPLAVEDALQQDQRPKLDRYRTHLFANMYAVAFDDESAELTSSEVSAFITPRALITVRKAAFDVDALMARWDATPELASAGIGFLVHGLLDAVVDGQYDATERLDNSLDALEDRLFEPRRDPGVDIRRRAFELRRAALQLRRVVAPMREVIERILRNAGEHHLAHDFLTPYYEDVHDHVLRAAETTENARDRIASILESEQNIQGQQLNEVTKKLAAWAAIIAVPTAVTGYYGQNVPYPGFEHHAGWIVSTTVIIVLSGALWLLLRRRGWL; from the coding sequence GTGACCGAAGCGCACGTTCCCGCCCCCGAACCGGCCCCGGGCGACCCGCAGACGCCCGGCGGCACCGACCGGAGCGTCACGAAGGCGATCCCACCGAAGTGCCCGACGCGCACCCGCCTGTACCGGGACGGCGAGGTCGTCGCGGAAGGCTTCCCGGCCGAGGAGATCGCCGCGCGCCTGGCGTCGGCCGACGACGGGTTCGTGTGGCTGGACCTGCACGAACCGGACGAGGCCGACCTCGGCATCGTCGTGCGGGAATTCGGCCTGCACCCGCTCGCGGTCGAGGACGCGCTCCAACAGGATCAGCGGCCGAAGCTCGACCGCTACCGCACCCACCTGTTCGCGAACATGTACGCGGTCGCGTTCGACGACGAGTCGGCGGAGCTGACGAGCAGCGAGGTCAGCGCGTTCATCACCCCGCGGGCGCTGATCACCGTGCGGAAGGCCGCGTTCGACGTCGACGCGCTGATGGCGCGCTGGGACGCGACCCCGGAGCTGGCCTCGGCCGGCATCGGCTTCCTCGTGCACGGGCTGCTCGACGCGGTCGTCGACGGGCAGTACGACGCGACCGAGCGGCTCGACAACTCCCTCGACGCGCTGGAGGACCGGCTCTTCGAGCCGCGCCGCGACCCCGGCGTCGACATCCGGCGGCGGGCGTTCGAGCTCCGGCGGGCCGCGCTGCAACTGCGCCGGGTCGTCGCGCCGATGCGCGAGGTCATCGAGCGCATCCTGCGCAACGCCGGCGAGCACCACCTCGCGCACGATTTCCTGACGCCCTACTACGAGGACGTCCACGATCACGTCCTTCGGGCCGCGGAGACCACCGAGAACGCGCGGGACCGGATCGCCAGCATCCTCGAGAGCGAGCAGAACATCCAGGGCCAGCAGCTCAACGAGGTGACGAAGAAGCTGGCCGCGTGGGCCGCGATCATCGCGGTGCCGACCGCGGTGACCGGCTACTACGGCCAGAACGTGCCGTATCCCGGCTTCGAGCACCACGCCGGCTGGATCGTCAGCACGACCGTGATCATCGTGCTGTCCGGCGCCCTGTGGCTGCTGCTCCGCCGCCGAGGCTGGCTATAG
- a CDS encoding SDR family oxidoreductase yields MVRPLNEQVVVVTGASTGIGRAAAAALAARGARVVVAARGADRLSTLVDDIRSAGGRAVAVPTDVADADAVRALADTAEREFGRIDTWVNNAGVAIWGRIEDITGEEFDRVMRVNYLGSVHGVHAALPALRRAGGGGIIGVASVESIRTVPLQAPYSASKFALLAFYDALRVELAQDGEPISVTTVLPAAIDTPLYDHGRSKLGAWPKPPPPVYAPEIVADAIVAACERPRREVPVGDSALGFYVAQRVSPALADGFMAVRRLARTSQEYERPDNGVDNLDGPLSEPGAVRGTYPGRVLQHSALTRLAARVPRPGELVTSVVRAVHARQVRSAGGRTAGRA; encoded by the coding sequence ATGGTGAGACCGTTGAACGAACAGGTCGTCGTCGTGACCGGCGCGTCGACCGGAATCGGCCGCGCCGCGGCCGCGGCCCTGGCCGCGCGCGGCGCCCGGGTGGTGGTGGCGGCCCGCGGCGCGGACCGGCTCTCCACCTTGGTGGACGATATCCGGAGCGCCGGAGGCCGGGCCGTCGCCGTACCGACCGACGTGGCGGACGCGGACGCCGTGCGTGCGCTGGCCGACACCGCCGAACGCGAATTCGGACGGATCGACACCTGGGTGAACAACGCCGGGGTCGCGATCTGGGGGCGGATCGAGGACATCACCGGCGAGGAGTTCGACCGCGTGATGCGGGTGAACTACCTGGGCTCGGTGCACGGAGTGCACGCGGCGCTGCCCGCGCTGCGCCGGGCCGGTGGCGGCGGGATCATCGGCGTCGCGTCGGTGGAGAGCATCCGCACGGTGCCGCTGCAGGCGCCGTACAGCGCGAGCAAGTTCGCGCTGCTGGCGTTCTACGACGCGTTGCGGGTCGAGTTGGCCCAGGACGGCGAGCCGATCTCGGTGACGACCGTGCTGCCGGCCGCGATCGACACCCCGCTCTACGACCACGGCCGGAGCAAGCTCGGGGCCTGGCCGAAGCCGCCGCCGCCGGTGTACGCGCCCGAGATCGTGGCCGACGCGATCGTCGCGGCCTGCGAACGGCCCCGGCGCGAGGTTCCGGTCGGCGACTCGGCGCTCGGGTTCTACGTCGCCCAGCGGGTGTCGCCGGCGCTCGCCGACGGGTTCATGGCCGTGCGCCGGCTCGCCCGGACGTCGCAGGAGTACGAGCGGCCGGACAACGGAGTGGACAACCTCGACGGTCCGCTGAGCGAGCCCGGCGCGGTGCGCGGGACGTACCCGGGGCGGGTGCTGCAGCACAGCGCGCTGACCCGGCTGGCCGCGCGGGTGCCGCGGCCCGGGGAGCTGGTGACGTCGGTGGTGAGGGCGGTGCATGCCCGGCAGGTACGGTCGGCGGGTGGACGTACGGCGGGGAGAGCCTGA